The following are from one region of the Numenius arquata chromosome 23, bNumArq3.hap1.1, whole genome shotgun sequence genome:
- the ORMDL3 gene encoding ORM1-like protein 3, which produces MNVGTAHSEVNPNTRVMNSRGIWLSYILGIGLLHVVLLSIPFFSVPVVWTLTNIIHNMSMYIFLHTVKGTPFETPDQGKARLLTHWEQMDYGVQFTASRKFLTIMPIVLYFLTSFYTKYDRIHFIINTISLMSVLIPKLPQFHGVRIFGINKY; this is translated from the exons ATGAATGTGGGAACAGCACACAGCGAGGTGAATCCGAACACCCGCGTCATGAACAGCCGGGGCATCTGGCTGTCCTACATCCTCGGCATCGGCCTGCTGCACGTCGTGCTCCTGAGCATCCCCTTCTTCAGCGTCCCCGTGGTTTGGACTCTTACCAACATCATCCACAACATG AGCATGTACATCTTCCTGCACACCGTCAAAGGAACCCCGTTTGAGACTCCGGACCAGGGGAAGGCTCGGCTACTGACGCACTGGGAGCAGATGGACTACGGCGTGCAGTTCACAGCGTCCCGCAAGTTCCTGACCATCATGCCGATCGTCCT GTATTTTCTAACCAGCTTTTACACAAAGTATGACCGGATACACTTCATAATCAACACCATCTCCCTTATGAGCGTCCTGATCCCCAAACTGCCTCAGTTTCACGGAGTCCGGATCTTTGGGATCAACAAGTACTGA
- the ZPBP2 gene encoding zona pellucida-binding protein 2 isoform X1 — protein MAGGGGRPRSPPRALLGMAAAVAVVVGWVRAVPTEEQNSVDLIGNNYVFGRIKHEVTIYVKVFTNSPFLVCMDLTRSHEELIDPKYSWVGPDGKSLKGQKYVNLTETGKLMVMGFKESMSGAYNCTLSHKIIETTTQEEREMFEAYHFMVYAYREADHTYQVFVRFTTRECELAANGLFFEELKKILNNIISDLTCHIIESSCKCHSVKLPDQGLLHELFVSFQVSPFAPGWKEVCHQVPYDCEDATNMRVREARERIGEFFHKQTYALKRQFRIIPTIHYVDSSFSVIRIDSCQPGFGKNDITHKNCASCCVICSPGTYSPNNEVTCQTCTKPQVKVYGATSC, from the exons atggcggggggcggcgggaggccgcgCTCCCCCCCGCGGGCGCTGCTGGggatggcggcggcggtggccgtGGTGGTGGGCTGGG TGAGAGCCGTACCTACGGAAGAGCAAAATTCCGTTGATTTGATAGGAAATAATTATGTTTTTGGCAGGATCAAACATGAAG TTACCATTTATGTTAAGGTGTTCACAAACAGCCCGTTTCTGGTATGCATGGATTTGACTCGTTCTCATGAAGAACTAATAGATCCCAAGTATTCATGGGTTGGTCCAGATGGAAAAAGTTTAAAAG GGCAAAAGTATGTGAATCTGACAGAAACAGGAAAGCTGATGGTGATGGGGTTTAAGGAGTCTATGTCTGGAGCCTACAATTGCACTCTTTCTCACAAAATCATAGAAACTACGacacaagaagaaagagaaatgtttgAGGCATATCATTTTATGGTGTATG CGTACAGAGAAGCTGACCATACATATCAGGTATTTGTTCGCTTTACTACAAGGGAGTGCGAGCTAGCGGCTAACGGCCTCTTCTTTGAGGAACTAAAGAAAATCTTAAACAACATCATCTCTGATCTGACATGTCACATCATAGAGTCCTCCTGCAAATGCCATTCTGTCAAGCTCCCAGATCAAGGCCTCCTGCATGAATTGTTTGTTAGTTTTCAAG TAAGTCCTTTTGCACCAGGATGGAAAGAAGTTTGCCACCAGGTTCCTTACGATTGTGAAGATGCGACAAACATGAGAGTTCGAGAG GCAAGAGAGAGAATTGGGGAGTTTTTCCATAAGCAGACATATGCTTTGAAGCGCCAGTTTCGAATTATTCCTACAATTCACTACGTGGACAGCAGTTTCTCAGTGATCCGCATCGACAGCTGTCAACCAGGGTTCGGGAAAAACGATATCACCCACAAGAACTGCGCCAGTTGCTGCG TGATTTGCAGTCCCGGAACTTACAGCCCTAACAATGAAGTGACCTGCCAGACTTGTACAAAGCCTCAAGTCAAAGTGTACGGAGCAACATCTTGCTAA
- the ZPBP2 gene encoding zona pellucida-binding protein 2 isoform X2 — MAGGGGRPRSPPRALLGMAAAVAVVVGWGAVPTEEQNSVDLIGNNYVFGRIKHEVTIYVKVFTNSPFLVCMDLTRSHEELIDPKYSWVGPDGKSLKGQKYVNLTETGKLMVMGFKESMSGAYNCTLSHKIIETTTQEEREMFEAYHFMVYAYREADHTYQVFVRFTTRECELAANGLFFEELKKILNNIISDLTCHIIESSCKCHSVKLPDQGLLHELFVSFQVSPFAPGWKEVCHQVPYDCEDATNMRVREARERIGEFFHKQTYALKRQFRIIPTIHYVDSSFSVIRIDSCQPGFGKNDITHKNCASCCVICSPGTYSPNNEVTCQTCTKPQVKVYGATSC, encoded by the exons atggcggggggcggcgggaggccgcgCTCCCCCCCGCGGGCGCTGCTGGggatggcggcggcggtggccgtGGTGGTGGGCTGGGGCG CCGTACCTACGGAAGAGCAAAATTCCGTTGATTTGATAGGAAATAATTATGTTTTTGGCAGGATCAAACATGAAG TTACCATTTATGTTAAGGTGTTCACAAACAGCCCGTTTCTGGTATGCATGGATTTGACTCGTTCTCATGAAGAACTAATAGATCCCAAGTATTCATGGGTTGGTCCAGATGGAAAAAGTTTAAAAG GGCAAAAGTATGTGAATCTGACAGAAACAGGAAAGCTGATGGTGATGGGGTTTAAGGAGTCTATGTCTGGAGCCTACAATTGCACTCTTTCTCACAAAATCATAGAAACTACGacacaagaagaaagagaaatgtttgAGGCATATCATTTTATGGTGTATG CGTACAGAGAAGCTGACCATACATATCAGGTATTTGTTCGCTTTACTACAAGGGAGTGCGAGCTAGCGGCTAACGGCCTCTTCTTTGAGGAACTAAAGAAAATCTTAAACAACATCATCTCTGATCTGACATGTCACATCATAGAGTCCTCCTGCAAATGCCATTCTGTCAAGCTCCCAGATCAAGGCCTCCTGCATGAATTGTTTGTTAGTTTTCAAG TAAGTCCTTTTGCACCAGGATGGAAAGAAGTTTGCCACCAGGTTCCTTACGATTGTGAAGATGCGACAAACATGAGAGTTCGAGAG GCAAGAGAGAGAATTGGGGAGTTTTTCCATAAGCAGACATATGCTTTGAAGCGCCAGTTTCGAATTATTCCTACAATTCACTACGTGGACAGCAGTTTCTCAGTGATCCGCATCGACAGCTGTCAACCAGGGTTCGGGAAAAACGATATCACCCACAAGAACTGCGCCAGTTGCTGCG TGATTTGCAGTCCCGGAACTTACAGCCCTAACAATGAAGTGACCTGCCAGACTTGTACAAAGCCTCAAGTCAAAGTGTACGGAGCAACATCTTGCTAA
- the LRRC3C gene encoding leucine-rich repeat-containing protein 3C, translating to MPAAEGVLLRSVTMWLLLQSLLLASCLRSAAAFPKGCYPSEEEGLKTFRCSNARLTEVPRDIPNDTNKLFLDSNRIPFLPRDAFRDLPLLLELDLSHNAITSVESGAFRGLAEHLHSLDLSSNRLVSVSKDAFSNLKAKVNLSNNPWLCDCRLQELIRTVDLVAGSSGGIVCHSSAQEEHVGKAFLQVIADTDFCNVYKKTTDIAMLVTMFGWFAMVISYLVYYVRQNQEDARRHLEYLKSLPSKQRRSEESSTISTVV from the coding sequence ATGCCTGCGGCAGAGGGGGTCCTCCTCCGCTCGGTGACCATGtggctgctcctgcagagccTCCTCCTGGCCTCTTGCCTCCGCTCAGCTGCTGCGTTCCCCAAGGGCTGCTACCCCTCGGAAGAGGAGGGGCTGAAGACCTTCCGCTGCAGCAACGCTCGGCTGACCGAGGTCCCCAGAGACATACCCAACGACACCAACAAGCTCTTCCTGGACTCCAACCGAATCCCGTTCCTGCCCCGCGACGCCTTCCGGGACCTGCCGCTCCTGCTGGAACTGGACCTGTCCCACAATGCCATCACCAGCGTCGAGAGCGGGGCTTTCCGGGGCCTGGCAGAGCACCTGCACTCTCTGGACTTGTCTTCCAACAGGCTGGTGTCGGTCAGCAAGGATGCCTTTAGCAACCTGAAGGCCAAGGTCAACCTCTCCAACAACCCCTGGCTGTGTGACTGCCGGCTGCAGGAGCTGATCCGCACGGTGGACCTGGTGGCCGGCTCCTCGGGCGGCATCGTGTGCCACTCTTCCGCGCAGGAGGAGCACGTCGGCAAAGCTTTCCTGCAGGTGATCGCCGACACGGACTTCTGCAACGTGTACAAAAAGACCACGGACATCGCCATGCTGGTCACCATGTTCGGCTGGTTCGCCATGGTGATCTCCTACCTGGTCTACTACGTGCGGCAGAACCAGGAGGATGCCCGGCGGCACCTGGAGTATCTCAAGTCCCTGCCCAGCAAGCAGCGGAGGTCGGAGGAGTCGTCCACCATCAGCACCGTGGTGTGA